From a region of the Mercurialis annua linkage group LG1-X, ddMerAnnu1.2, whole genome shotgun sequence genome:
- the LOC126682983 gene encoding uncharacterized protein LOC126682983, giving the protein MPNFMPIQLETKMIRIHYIVLFIIKFALCLWRGIHTACVKNIEVWDKFKGGISVRLGNRDNINLWNDIWVGDQTLSSLYPRLYQIAMDKNASVRHNFNSAHFSYCLNWNRSLQVGDQELLDSLQVQLRDHSHRPEVIDAVCWERTDGFTPAVKGAAVYSFSQLCKLKLPPQINFFFWLLARGRISSKISSAHRGIITRENTGCSLCMVDETNLHIFMHCHYAWKVWSKFFSMCNISSTLPNSLIEFFMFRDSLSDWKHRVLWRTIWFYCIWDLWKARNRRGFNDEFLEANSVVFMSICKTLLPITTL; this is encoded by the exons ATGCCCAACTTTATGCCAATCCAATTAGAAACCAAAATGATTAGAATCCACTATATTGT tttgtttataattaaatttgcatTATGTTTATGGCGTGGGATTCATACGGCTTGTGTCAAAAATATAGAGGTGTGGGATAAATTTAAAGGAGGTATTTCTGTTCGCTTAGGCAATAGAGACAACATAAATTTATGGAATGATATCTGGGTAGGAGATCAGACTCTTTCTTCCTTATATCCAAGGTTGTATCAAATTGCAATGGATAAAAATGCTTCGGTTCGGCATAATTTTAATTCTGCTCATTTTAGCTACTGCTTGAACTGGAACCGTAGCCTTCAAGTTGGAGATCAAGAGCTTCTCGACAGTCTTCAAGTCCAGCTTCGTGATCATTCGCATAGGCCTGAAGTTATTGATGCTGTGTGTTGGGAAAGAACTGATGGATTCACTCCAGCGG TGAAGGGAGCTGCTGTTTATTCCTTTTCTCAGTTATGTAAACTCAAGCTTCCGCCTCAGATCAACTTTTTCTTTTGGTTGCTGGCGAGGGGTAGAATTTCATCGAAAATTTCTTCAGCGCACAGAGGCATTATTACTCGTGAGAATACAGGTTGCTCCTTATGCATGGTTGATGAAACTAATCTTCATATTTTCATGCACTGTCATTATGCATGGAAAGTTTGGAGTAAGTTTTTTAGCATGTGCAACATTAGTTCAACATTACCGAATTCTTTGATTGAGTTTTTCATGTTCCGAGATTCGCTCTCGGATTGGAAGCATCGTGTTCTATGGAGGACAATTTGGTTTTATTGTATATGGGATTTGTGGAAGGCAAGAAATAGAAGGGGCTTTAACGATGAGTTTCTTGAGGCGAACTCTGTGGTTTTCATGTCGATTTGCAAGAC GCTTTTGCCAATCACGACTTTGTGA